One window of the Rosa rugosa chromosome 3, drRosRugo1.1, whole genome shotgun sequence genome contains the following:
- the LOC133736017 gene encoding uncharacterized protein LOC133736017 — MERFGKYKISFVERPNKITFSSIESERRLATTVESLVKLTLKEDEEPITLQVQNQNHGDIYYRTGRTVSLGNILKDYCERKGLVYGEMRFIYDGKRVRSTHTPQQLEMEDDFVIDAMSEQIGG; from the coding sequence ATGGAGAGATTTGGTAAATACAAAATCTCATTTGTGGAGAGACCTAATAAGATAACATTCTCATCAATAGAGAGTGAAAGGAGGTTAGCAACCACCGTGGAGTCCCTTGTCAAACTCACTCTTAAGGAAGACGAAGAACCGATAACTCTCCAGGTGCAGAATCAGAATCATGGTGACATCTACTACAGGACCGGTCGCACTGTATCACTTGGAAATATATTGAAAGATTACTGTGAACGTAAAGGTTTGGTGTATGGAGAAATGCGTTTCATCTACGATGGAAAAAGGGTACGCTCAACTCACACCCCACAACAACTGGAAATGGAGGATGATTTTGTTATTGATGCAATGTCCGAGCAGATTGGTGGTTAA
- the LOC133740288 gene encoding SKP1-like protein 1A, protein MSTENKKLILKSSDGEQFEIDEAVGLESQTIKHMVEDGCADNAIPLPNVTGAILAKVIEYCKRHVEDKESKNEDNKNGKEESLEKFDAEFVKVDQNVRFDLILAANYLNINGLLDLTCQTVADMIKGKSPEEIRKTFNIKNDFTPEEEEEVRRENQWAFE, encoded by the coding sequence ATGTCGACTGAGAACAAGAAGCTAATCCTGAAAAGCTCCGACGGAGAGCAATTTGAGATTGATGAGGCTGTTGGTCTAGAATCGCAGACCATCAAGCACATGGTGGAGGACGGCTGCGCCGATAATGCGATCCCCTTGCCCAACGTCACCGGCGCCATCCTTGCCAAGGTCATCGAGTACTGCAAGAGGCACGTTGAGGACAAGGAAAGCAAGAATGAAGACAATAAGAATGGTAAGGAGGAGTCTCTCGAGAAATTCGACGCAGAGTTCGTGAAAGTCGACCAGAACGTCCGGTTCGATCTGATATTGGCAGCAAACTATCTGAACATCAACGGGCTGCTGGACTTGACATGCCAGACTGTGGCAGACATGATAAAGGGAAAGTCTCCCGAAGAGATTCGCAAGACTTTCAACATCAAGAATGACTTCACTcctgaggaagaagaggaggttcGAAGGGAGAACCAATGGGCTTTTGAGTGA
- the LOC133740093 gene encoding SKP1-like protein 1A, which produces MSTEIGNKKLTLTSFDGDKFEIREAVALESQTIKHMVEDGCADNEIPLPNVSSSILAKVIEYCNRHVEDKESKNEDNKTDQEEYLKKFDAEFVKVDQGVLFDLILAANYLNIKGLLDLTCQTVADMIKGKTPEEIRKTFNIKNDFTPEEEEEVRRENQWAFE; this is translated from the coding sequence ATGTCGACTGAAATTGGGAACAAGAAGCTAACCCTGACCAGCTTCGACGGAGATAAATTCGAGATTAGAGAGGCGGTTGCCCTTGAATCGCAGACCATCAAGCACATGGTGGAGGACGGCTGCGCCGATAATGAGATCCCCTTGCCGAACGTCTCCAGCAGCATCCTAGCCAAGGTCATCGAGTACTGCAACAGGCACGTTGAGGACAAGGAAAGCAAGAATGAAGACAATAAGACGGATCAGGAGGAGTATCTCAAGAAATTCGACGCAGAGTTCGTGAAAGTCGACCAGGGCGTCCTGTTCGATCTGATATTGGCAGCAAACTATCTGAACATCAAGGGGCTGCTGGACTTGACATGCCAGACTGTGGCAGACATGATAAAGGGAAAGACTCCCGAAGAGATTCGCAAGACTTTCAACATCAAGAATGACTTCACTcctgaggaagaagaggaggttcGAAGGGAGAACCAATGGGCTTTTGAGTGA